ttcccacagtcagagcaggtgaatggcctctccccagtgtgaattctctggtgggtCAGTAGGGCAGATGGacggctgaatcctttcccacacacagagcaggtgaatggtctctccccagtgtgagcgtattggtgtgttagtaaatcctttttgtttttaaagctcttctcacagtcaggacagttaaaaaatttgttatcagagtgaacaagttgatgtgtctgcaggtgggatgactgaatgaatcctttcccacacaaggagcaggaaaacggtctctccccagtatgaatacgttgatgtgtcagcagatcctttttacatttaaaactcttgtcacagtcaggacatgcaaacggtctcttatcagtgtgaacaagttgatgagtcacaatgtgggatgaccgagtgaatcccttcccacaaacagggcaggcgaatggtctctcctcagtgtgaactcgctggtgtgtcagaaggttgtatgaatgggtgaatcccttcccacaaatggagcagaggaacggtctctccccagtgtgactgcgacgaTGAACTTCCAAttgtgatgggtaactgaatcccttcccacagtccacacatttccacagtttctccatggtgaggggtctttatgtctctcctggttgaagctttgtccacacacaaacaTGCGTTTACTTTCTCCCTGCAGTGAATGATGTGATACTTTTtttgaggctgtgtaactggttaaaactctctccacagtcagcggactggaaaactctcattgggggtgggtctcggtgcttttgcagtcacacTGTTGAAACAGAACAAACACTTATCCTTCCAAATCCAAAGACTGAAGATATTGAGCtcttaatgaattgagtgactgtcagatttcgatgtgatgtttggtttgaattttctgtcgccaatcctccacttccaatattctgtacaaggagtttacaaaaggcatcactgtcagtccaggatagaaattctgaacaggcaattctaaTTTATCTGGAACATttttctctctcttcttcccccaaagctgtcaatccccgtcccacacactgtccctcctccctgggctgaaattcaaacccatctcaccatctgcaccatttctttcctccactcccagttttctccctccctctcctctgcctgggttcagttctccagctcctgtctgcagactgacaataaacccaatgggtcttattgggaggTTTGGGTTCTCCCCATTGTCCCCGCTCGAGGCGGCTCTCATTCAGCCTCTGGGAGCCGCATTCACTCTCACTGCGGCTGCGCTCAGCCCggagcagcaccgcgcatgctccACACAGAGAGGCGACTTCCGGCTCCTGTGACGAATGAAACTGCGCCCGGCATTTCGGGTAGCCTTATCCGCCATTATTTCATTAAGTTCCTCAGGGTGATAAATTGGTTCCGGTACTTTTCATACAGTTCGGTGTTTGTACCGAATGGGGCGGCCGCATCGGTGCTCTTCTCTCTGATCGGCCCCTGTTAACGGCTGTCATCTGTTTAGGGGGCGATATGCCGCAGTGCGCCtgcgcggccgccatcttgctcagatgcagcagtgcgcatgcgcggccgtcgTTCACCCGGAAGCCGGAAGAGAGaatcttgtgaatttctctcc
This portion of the Scyliorhinus torazame isolate Kashiwa2021f chromosome 5, sScyTor2.1, whole genome shotgun sequence genome encodes:
- the LOC140421816 gene encoding uncharacterized protein: MEKLWKCVDCGKGFSYPSQLEVHRRSHTGERPFLCSICGKGFTHSYNLLTHQRVHTEERPFACPVCGKGFTRSSHIVTHQLVHTDKRPFACPDCDKSFKCKKDLLTHQRIHTGERPFSCSLCGKGFIQSSHLQTHQLVHSDNKFFNCPDCEKSFKNKKDLLTHQYAHTGERPFTCSVCGKGFSRPSALLTHQRIHTGERPFTCSDCGKGFINSSNLLIHQQLHTGDRPFTCSECGKGFTRSYNLLTHQQVHSEERPFTCSVCGKGFTRSSNLLNHQRIHTGERPFTCSVCGKGFSQSSNLLAHRRVHSGERPFTCSICGKEFSHLSYLLKHHRVHTGSSHSTAMSEERGLLTHPTC